The window TTATCGTCAATTGTCGGTGGGTTTGTACAAATTAAACCAGTAATGACTCCGCAAATATTTATGATTTCGTCAATAGTTTCAATTTTGACGGGAATTGTCTTTGGGATTATTCCAGCAATTAATGCGGCTAGAATGGATCCGATTAAAGCAATTTATCGTTAAATTAAGTGCTAAAAAATAAAACCAGAGTTAAATTCATGAAATGTACGAATCTAAAAAGGTAGACTTAAAAAGCTAGCTTTCCGAGATTGCGACAGAAATAATGAATTTACTCTGGTTTTTCTTGCAATAAAAAAACCAGTAAGAACAAGGTTCTTGACTGGTAGCTTCATTAACGATTAATAAATAATGTATAAATAACTGTTAAAAAACCAGAACCAAGCATTGCAATCAACATAATCCATACAACAGCTTTAGTGATTTTTTCCATCTTAGTTGGTGCTTTCTTATATGTTACTTTATTTAAGTCTTTCCCTTTCATAGAGGGTTCCCTCACTTTCTATAATAAATTATCTCATCTTAGTGTACACTTAAATAGAGTCAGATTTCAAGAGTTCTTTAAAAAAAATTTTTCTTTTTTAAAATCCAAGCAGTTATAATACTAGCAATTGCCATAATTCCTAAGATTAACCAAAAGGCACCAGCTGTATCCATAAAAGGTAAATCAACATTCATCCCGTATATCCCACCTAAAATAGTGGGAATTGTCAAAACAATCGTGATGGAAGTTAAAATTTTCATAATATTATTTAAATTATTGGAAATAACTGAAGAAAAGACTAAGCTTACTTGATTGAGTACTTGCTGATATTCAGACGTCATTACATTTGCTTGATTATTTTCAACAATAACATCATGTAGAAATCCTCTAGTTAAGAGATCTTTGCTGAACCGATCAGTTTCTTTCATAATCTCAAAAACGGGTTTATTGCTTCCGATAGCAGTTGAAAAATAAATTAAACTTTTTTGTAAAGACATTAAAGCATATAATTGTTCATTTTTTGTAGATTTTGTTAATAAAAGCTCTAACCGACGCGTTTCAGCATTGATTTCATCTAAACAATACATATAAGAAGCAGAAATATGCCAAAGCATTCGTAAGACAAAGCGTTCTTGATGGGTAGTGTCGACAACATAATTAGGGTGGTTATCAATAATTTCAGTAATGAAATGTGGGATATATTTTGTTGCAGTAATAATGGTATGTTCGGTTAAAATAATTGAGATTGGAAAAGTTGTATATTCTTTGTAACCCAATTCACTTACACGAAGGAGAGGGTATTGTAAAACGATTAAAGAAGGAGCGTTAGAATCTTCTTCCTTCAACATTTCCTGTCTAGAAACTTCATTTAAATCTAAAACGCTTGTGATGTAATCTCTAGGGAACTTAAATTCTGCAATCAGCTGGTCAACTTCTTCCTCAGTAGGATCGCATACATTGATCCATCCACCAATGACTAATTTTGTATCGGAAATAAGTACACTTGCTTCATTTGTATGAAAGCTTTGAATCA is drawn from Carnobacterium gallinarum DSM 4847 and contains these coding sequences:
- a CDS encoding DUF4044 domain-containing protein; its protein translation is MKGKDLNKVTYKKAPTKMEKITKAVVWIMLIAMLGSGFLTVIYTLFINR
- a CDS encoding magnesium transporter CorA family protein; protein product: MIQSFHTNEASVLISDTKLVIGGWINVCDPTEEEVDQLIAEFKFPRDYITSVLDLNEVSRQEMLKEEDSNAPSLIVLQYPLLRVSELGYKEYTTFPISIILTEHTIITATKYIPHFITEIIDNHPNYVVDTTHQERFVLRMLWHISASYMYCLDEINAETRRLELLLTKSTKNEQLYALMSLQKSLIYFSTAIGSNKPVFEIMKETDRFSKDLLTRGFLHDVIVENNQANVMTSEYQQVLNQVSLVFSSVISNNLNNIMKILTSITIVLTIPTILGGIYGMNVDLPFMDTAGAFWLILGIMAIASIITAWILKKKNFF